GGCGAACTGGTGGCTTTCGCCGCGAGCAAAGCCCATTGGACCGAGCTCGGCGGCAAGCACCCAGGCTCCTGGACAACCGACGCCGTCGATGTGTACCAGGAAGGCCTCCTGATTCCTTGCATCAAACTGCTCGGATCCGGCCGTCCAGCGCAAGGACTGCTGGAGTGGATCGCAGCCAACGTGCGCCTTCCGGAGATGACGTTGGGTGACCTGTGGGCCGGCGTGGCAGCCTTGCGTATAGCGGACCGGCGCGTCGGCGAACTCTGCCGGCGCTTCGGAAAGGCCACGGTGCGCGCGGCGATGGCACACCTGCTGGATCACTCCGAATGTCTGGCTCGCCGGGAGCTACGCAAGCTCGCGCCGGGATGTTACCGGGCACAAGACTGGGTGGATGATGACGGCGTCGGCAACGGCCCTTTTCCTGTGTGCGTCGAAGTGACGGTGACTCCGGAGCGCTTCGTCTGCGACTTCACGGGCACACATCCTCAAGTACCCGGTCCGATCAACTCCACGTGGGCGACGCTGCTGAGTTCTGTCCGGCAAGCCTTTTTGGGCGTCGTCGGTCCGCAGCTGCCGGTGAACGACGGATGCTTCCGAGCGGTGGAGGCCATCTGCCCGCCGGGCACGCTCTTCACCGCCCGCAAACCGGCACCGGTGTCTGCGTACTGGGAAACCGACGGCTTGGCGACAGACCTCGTCTGGAAGGCACTCGCTCCCGCACTCCCGGACCGGCTTCCAGCTGGGCACTTCCTCTCCGTATGTGCCACGATCATAAGCGGTTTGCACCCCGACACCGGTGAACTGTTCTTGCTCGTGGAGCCGCAGCCGGGCGGATGGGGCGCCGGTTGCGGCAAGGACGGGGAGAGCGGCTTGGTTTGCAGTGGTGACGGGGAGACCTACGTTGTCCCGGCCGAAGTGTGCGAGGCGCGCTACGGGGTACGGGTGGAGGAGTTCGGCTTTGCGATCGAAGATGGAGGTGCCGGGCAGTTTCGGGGTGGTCGGGGAGTTGTGCGGGAGTACCGCGTGGTGGGCCCCGAAGCGTTTTTGACGGTCGCGTTCGGCCGCCACCGGTTTGTGCCATGGGGCGTCGCCGGCGGGCGAGACGGGTCGCCTAACTATGTCGAGGTCTTTCATACGGATGGGCGGCGCGTCAGATTCGGAAAGTGTACCCGGTATCGGCTGGGGCGCGACGACCGGGTCCGCTTGGTCACGGGAACCGGGGGGGGCTGGGGCGACCCGTCGTCACGTGACCCGGCGCGCATTTACGAGGATCTCCGCAACGGAATCGTCACCGTGGAACAATCGCGCCGCGATTACCCGCACGCGATGCGGGAAGTTACGCTTGAACCGAGAGGGAAGCCTCGTCTGCCGGGCAGGAAGAATGCTGCCCGGCGTGGGGCGACCCGGCGATTCCATTCCGGATAAGGATCTTGTATCAACGGAAACCAGCCACGGGCGCGGCTTCCCTCCCAGCATCTCGGCGACACTCCCAAGGGTACGGTGCTTTGACGCCTATCCGTTCGCCCCTGTCGGTGGGGGGGTGGGGCCGCACGCCCCGAGCGAGGTCTGCAGCGTACCGAGTCCAGGATCCGGGCAGTCCGCGGAGGGGTTCGGCTTGGGAGGACTCTTGGTGGAGACGAGCGGATTCGAACCGCCGACCTCCTCGTTGCGAACGAGGCGCTCTCCCAGCTGAGCTACGTCCCCACGCGGGGACTATTCTAGCAGCTCGTGGGGAACGCGCAACGATGAGGTCGGTGTTGTTATGATGGGATAGCGTTCGACCACAGGGGGACCGTATGGTCAGAGTCGGCGATCCGGCACCCGACTTCAGCGCCCGCGACGACGCCGGCAACGTGGTGCGCCTGGCCGACCTGCGAGGACGGCGGGTGGTCCTGTACTTCTATCCGAAGGACGACACCCCGGGGTGCATCAAGGAGGCCTGTTCGTTCCGGGACGCGATGGGCAGACTCCGGCAAGCGGGCGCCGTCGTGCTGGGCGTCAGCCCCGACGGCGTGGAGTCGCACCGGCGCTTCAAGGACAAGTACGGGCTGGACTTCCCGCTGGTCGCCGATGAAGACCACGCCCTGGCGGAAGCGTACGGAGCGTGGGTGGAGAAAAACCTCTACGGGCGAAGGACCTGGGGCACGGCGCGCATGACGTTCTTGATCGGACCCGACGGCCGGGTCGAGCACGTCTGGCAGAAGGTGGATCCCGAGGGGCACGCCGAGGAGGTCCTCGCAGTGCTCCAGCGGGGCTGACCCGGCCAGGCCGTCGGCCGGCTCGGGGCAAGCACGACGACCCCGTGCCGGTGAGGGGAGCAACGGATGGAGCCGTCCCGGCCACGCAGCACGAGGAGGACGCCCCGACGCCCCGCGCGCCAGGGCCAGACCTGGGCGCGCTGGCTGCTGGTCTTCTCGGTGGCGGTAGCCGCAGCCACGGGGCTGGCGTTCATCACGGTCGCGGCGGTGATCGCCTCGGTCCGCAACAGCCTGCCCGATCTGTCGGCTCTGTACCGCCCGCCCAGTCAGACGTCCCGCGTGTACGCTGCCAACGGCGAGCTCATCGCCAGCCTGTATCAGGAGAACCGCGCCTACGTCCCCCTGGCCCAGATCCCGCAGGTGCTGCAGCAGGCGGTCATCGCGATCGAGGACGAACGGTTCTACCACCATCGGGGCGTGGACCTCCGGGGCACGGCGCGGGCTGCGTGGCGCAACCTGACCCGCCAGGCCGTGGTAGAAGGCGGCAGCACCATCACCCAGCAGCTGGCGCGCAACCTGTTCCTGACGCAGGAGAGGACGCTGGAGCGGAAGGTCCAGGAAGTCCTGCTCGCGATCGAGATCGAGCGTCGCCTCACGAAGGATGAGATCCTGGAACGGTACCTGAACGAGGTGTACTTCGGCCGGGGCGCCTACGGCGTGGAGATGGCCTCACGCGTGTTCTTCGGAAAGGGAGTCCGTGATCTCGGCCTGCCGGGCGCCGCCTACCTCGCGGGATTGATCCAGGCACCGTCCCGGTACGCACCGCCGGAGCGCTTCGAGGCCGCCAAGCGGCGCCAACGCCAGGTTCTGGCACAGATGCGCGACCTCGGGTTCATCACGCCCAGGCAGGCCGAGGAAGCCGGGCGAGTTAGGCTCGCGTTACGCACGGGGCCGGCGAACCTCGGCATGACCGGAATCCGGGCCCCGTACTTCGTCTCCTACCTGATCCCGTTCCTCGTCCAGCGCTACGGCGAGGAGACGGTCTACAAGGGCGGGCTGCGGATCTACACAACGCTGGACGTCACGATGCAGCGGATCGCCCAAGAGACGATCACACGAGGTGTGGCCGAGGCGCGCGCGGCTGGACTGCGCATATCCCAGGGCGCGCTCGTGGCGATCGACCCGCGCACAGGCCACATCAAGGCCATGGTCGGCGGAACCGACTTCCAGACCTCGCAGTTCAACCGGGCCTGGCAGGCCCGACGCCAGCCGGGATCGGCCTTCAAGCCCTTCATCTACGTGGCGGCGCTCGAGGCCGGCGTCTCGCCGGACCAGCCACTGCTGGACCGTCCGGTGGAGTACCGGATTGCGGGGTTCGGCTACTGGCGACCGAAGAACTACGATGGGACCTATTGGGGTTCGGTGCCGCTGCGGCGCGCCCTGGAGCACTCGCGGAACATCCCGGCCGTGCGGATGCTCGCCGAACTGGGGCCGCAGACCGTAATCGCGACCGCCCGCCGCATAGGTATCCGCAGCACGCTGCAGCCCAACCTGTCGCTGGCGCTGGGGACGTCGGAGGTGACGCCCCTGGAGATGGCCTCCGCGTACGGCACGCTCGCGACCAACGGCATCTACACCCAGCCCATGGCGATCACCCGCGTGCTGGATGCGTCCGGCAGGGTCCTGGAGGACGTCATCCCCGAGCGCCGCGTTGCACTGGCCCCAGAGGTCGCGTACGTGATGACCGATATCCTGCGCGGCGTGATCGCGCGGGGCACGGGCCGCGCTGCGGAGATCGGACGTCCGGCCGCCGGAAAGACGGGGACGACGGACGACTACCGCAACGCCTGGTTCGTGGGCTATACGCCGAACCTGTCTGTCGCGGTGTGGGTCGGCAACGACGACAACACGCCGATGAACAGGGTGACCGGCGGCACCGTGCCGGCGCGGCTGTGGGCACGGTTCATGCGGGCCGCGCTGCACAACGTAGCGCCGCTGCACTTCGAACGCCCCGCCAACGTCGTCGAGTACCGCGTGTGCGTGCGGCAGTCCGACGACGGGGGCTGCGAGGCGTACGCGACGCACGCCTACATCCGGGGCACGGCCACACCCGCACCGCCGCCGGTCCAGTCGCCCACACCTGCGCCGCCCCAGTCCTCCGACAACGGGGCGGTGGTGGGGCAGGTCGCGATCCTGCGGCCCCCCAACGGCGCGGTGGTCGCGTCTCCGTTCGTCATCGAGGGTCGGGTGCCCCCGGGCTGGACGGCGCGGCTGGTAATCGTCATGGAGGGAGGGCCGATCGCCATCCGGGTAACCGAGACCTCCCTCCCGGTGGGTCCGGACGGTGGCTTCGGCTACACGTTCGAGTCGTCGCTGCGGTTCTCGGGGGCGCGATACGTCATCACGGTCACGACGACCGGACCCGACGGAACGACCTCGACGGCGACGGTCACCGTAACGGAGCGGTAGCCGCAGCCGGACGTTTCGGTAAGCTGGAAGCAGGCGGATCCCCCCTGAAGCGGTGGCGAAGATGGCCGGTCACTCGAAGTGGCACAATATCCGCATCAAGAAGGAGAAGATGGACAGGGTGCGGGGGCGGCTGTTCAGCAAGCTCACCCGCGAGATCATCGTCGCCGCGCGCGAAGGGGGCGGCAACCCCGATGCGAACATCCGCCTGCGCAGCGCGGTGGACCGTGCCCGTGAGGCGGGGATGCCCAACGAGAACATCCAGCGTGCGATCGCCCGGGGGACCGGCGCGGTGGGTGGAGAGCACTACGAGGAGGTCACCTACGAAGGCTACGGCCCCGGCGGCGTGGCGATCCTGGTGCGGGCGGCCACCGACAACCGCAACCGGACCGCTGCGGAGGTACGGGCGGTGTTCAACAAGCACCACGGCAGCATGGCCGGTGCCGGCGCGGTGGCGTGGATGTTCGAGCCCAAGGGGGTGATCCAGGTCGATCGGTCGGCCGTCTCCGAAGAGGATCTGGTGCTCCGTGCGATCGACGCCGGCGCCGAGGACGTCCGAACGGAGGGCGACGTCTTTGAGGTGCTGACGTCGCCCGCCGACCTGGCTCGGGTGCGCGATGCGCTCACCGCTGCGGGCGTTCCCGTCCAGTCCGCCGAACTGTCGCAGATCCCCCGGTCGACTGTCAGCGTGGCCGGCGGAGACGCCGAGCGGCTGCTGCGGCTGATGGAAGCGCTCGAAGACCTGGACGACGTCCAGCAGGTCTACGCGAACTTCGACATGCCCGAGGAGATCCTCCAGCAGGTCGGGTGACCCCGCAGTGCCTCCCACCGGCCTTGCAGGCGTTGCGTGCCCGACGGGAGAATCAAACAGAAGTTTGGGGAACGCGGGAGCGATGCCGTGGTCGTCGTGGGTCTGGATCCCGGGCTGAGGGTCACCGGATACGGCGTGGTTCGCGCGTCCGCGGAAGGATCTGTCCTGCAGGAGGCCGGCGTCATCCGTACGTCCGGCGGCACCCTCCAGGCGCGGCTCGTACAGGTCTACGCGGACGTCGTGGGGCTTCTCTGTGAGTTCCGGCCGGACCTCGTCGCACTGGAGGACGTGTTCAGCCACACCCGTTTCCCCCAGGCCGCGATCTCGATGGCGCACGTACGCGGGGTTTTGTGCCTCGCGGCATCTGTGGCCGGCGTGCCGGTGCAGGCGATCGCGCCCGCGGCCGTGAAGCAGGCGGTGTGTGGGAACGGCCGGGCTCCGAAGGCCCAGGTGCAGGCGGCCGTGCGGACGCTGCTGGGCGTGAGGGGGCGGCTGGACAGCCACGCCGCGGACGCGCTGGCGCTGGCGACAACCGTACTGCGGCGACGGGGGTTCGGCGGCGGGTGGGGCACGGGAGGGGAAGTCGGCCCAGGCCCGGGATTGAAGGCGGTGACCGACCGGTGATCGCCTACCTGAAGGGCCGGGTGCTCCGGCGGGACGAGACCTCGATCGTGGTCGAGTGCGGGGGGATCGGCTACGAAGTCGTGCTCCCTGCCTACCTGGCCGCGCAGATGGCGTCCGGGGGCGCACGCGATGAGGTCGTGGAGCTGTTCGTTTCCTACCAGGTCAGCGCGAACCAGCCGAGGCCGGTGCTGGTGGGGTTCTTGCGGGAGGCGGAACAGGAGTTCTTCGAGCGGTTTATCACCGTAGACGGGCTCGGCCCGGCGAAAGCGGTGCGGGCGATGGCGCGGCCGGTCCACGAGATCGCGGACGCGATCGAGCGCAAGGACGTCGCCTATCTGCGACGGCTGCCCGGAGTCGGCACGCGGACGGCGGAGAAGGTGGTGGCCGCGCTGCACGGCAAGATGGGGAAGTTTGCGCTGCTGCGAGATGCCGCCGCGCCCGCACAACCGCCGCAGCGCGCCGACATCCAGAGCGAGGTGCTGGAGGTGCTGACGCGCCAGCTCGGGCACCGGCCGGCGGAGG
The Armatimonadota bacterium DNA segment above includes these coding regions:
- the ruvA gene encoding Holliday junction branch migration protein RuvA gives rise to the protein MIAYLKGRVLRRDETSIVVECGGIGYEVVLPAYLAAQMASGGARDEVVELFVSYQVSANQPRPVLVGFLREAEQEFFERFITVDGLGPAKAVRAMARPVHEIADAIERKDVAYLRRLPGVGTRTAEKVVAALHGKMGKFALLRDAAAPAQPPQRADIQSEVLEVLTRQLGHRPAEARRMVEEALRRNPAVATAEELFQEVYRAHKEIG
- the ruvC gene encoding crossover junction endodeoxyribonuclease RuvC; translation: MVVVGLDPGLRVTGYGVVRASAEGSVLQEAGVIRTSGGTLQARLVQVYADVVGLLCEFRPDLVALEDVFSHTRFPQAAISMAHVRGVLCLAASVAGVPVQAIAPAAVKQAVCGNGRAPKAQVQAAVRTLLGVRGRLDSHAADALALATTVLRRRGFGGGWGTGGEVGPGPGLKAVTDR
- the bcp gene encoding thioredoxin-dependent thiol peroxidase, whose amino-acid sequence is MVRVGDPAPDFSARDDAGNVVRLADLRGRRVVLYFYPKDDTPGCIKEACSFRDAMGRLRQAGAVVLGVSPDGVESHRRFKDKYGLDFPLVADEDHALAEAYGAWVEKNLYGRRTWGTARMTFLIGPDGRVEHVWQKVDPEGHAEEVLAVLQRG
- a CDS encoding YebC/PmpR family DNA-binding transcriptional regulator translates to MAGHSKWHNIRIKKEKMDRVRGRLFSKLTREIIVAAREGGGNPDANIRLRSAVDRAREAGMPNENIQRAIARGTGAVGGEHYEEVTYEGYGPGGVAILVRAATDNRNRTAAEVRAVFNKHHGSMAGAGAVAWMFEPKGVIQVDRSAVSEEDLVLRAIDAGAEDVRTEGDVFEVLTSPADLARVRDALTAAGVPVQSAELSQIPRSTVSVAGGDAERLLRLMEALEDLDDVQQVYANFDMPEEILQQVG
- a CDS encoding hydantoinase B/oxoprolinase family protein; the protein is MRQPRVGREDRDPFTIAIVGEALRTISEEMFAVQGRVSQSPVIYEVLDYACGLTDPVGSLVAQGQGVTGFLGTLSAAVQETLSKFGRKLSPGDVIGTNDPYGGGGTHPSDVTLVAPLFYEGELVAFAASKAHWTELGGKHPGSWTTDAVDVYQEGLLIPCIKLLGSGRPAQGLLEWIAANVRLPEMTLGDLWAGVAALRIADRRVGELCRRFGKATVRAAMAHLLDHSECLARRELRKLAPGCYRAQDWVDDDGVGNGPFPVCVEVTVTPERFVCDFTGTHPQVPGPINSTWATLLSSVRQAFLGVVGPQLPVNDGCFRAVEAICPPGTLFTARKPAPVSAYWETDGLATDLVWKALAPALPDRLPAGHFLSVCATIISGLHPDTGELFLLVEPQPGGWGAGCGKDGESGLVCSGDGETYVVPAEVCEARYGVRVEEFGFAIEDGGAGQFRGGRGVVREYRVVGPEAFLTVAFGRHRFVPWGVAGGRDGSPNYVEVFHTDGRRVRFGKCTRYRLGRDDRVRLVTGTGGGWGDPSSRDPARIYEDLRNGIVTVEQSRRDYPHAMREVTLEPRGKPRLPGRKNAARRGATRRFHSG
- a CDS encoding penicillin-binding protein 1A, with amino-acid sequence MEPSRPRSTRRTPRRPARQGQTWARWLLVFSVAVAAATGLAFITVAAVIASVRNSLPDLSALYRPPSQTSRVYAANGELIASLYQENRAYVPLAQIPQVLQQAVIAIEDERFYHHRGVDLRGTARAAWRNLTRQAVVEGGSTITQQLARNLFLTQERTLERKVQEVLLAIEIERRLTKDEILERYLNEVYFGRGAYGVEMASRVFFGKGVRDLGLPGAAYLAGLIQAPSRYAPPERFEAAKRRQRQVLAQMRDLGFITPRQAEEAGRVRLALRTGPANLGMTGIRAPYFVSYLIPFLVQRYGEETVYKGGLRIYTTLDVTMQRIAQETITRGVAEARAAGLRISQGALVAIDPRTGHIKAMVGGTDFQTSQFNRAWQARRQPGSAFKPFIYVAALEAGVSPDQPLLDRPVEYRIAGFGYWRPKNYDGTYWGSVPLRRALEHSRNIPAVRMLAELGPQTVIATARRIGIRSTLQPNLSLALGTSEVTPLEMASAYGTLATNGIYTQPMAITRVLDASGRVLEDVIPERRVALAPEVAYVMTDILRGVIARGTGRAAEIGRPAAGKTGTTDDYRNAWFVGYTPNLSVAVWVGNDDNTPMNRVTGGTVPARLWARFMRAALHNVAPLHFERPANVVEYRVCVRQSDDGGCEAYATHAYIRGTATPAPPPVQSPTPAPPQSSDNGAVVGQVAILRPPNGAVVASPFVIEGRVPPGWTARLVIVMEGGPIAIRVTETSLPVGPDGGFGYTFESSLRFSGARYVITVTTTGPDGTTSTATVTVTER